Genomic DNA from Selenomonas sp. oral taxon 126:
GTGCGGGTATCGGCTTTGAGTCCTTCCTCGCACGCGCTTCAAACCGTATGCGCCCCGGGGACGGCGTGCGTGCGGTCTCGATCGAGACGGATCGAACGCAGGGAACGCTTGTCTATGAGCCGGGACATCCGGATGCAAATGCAGAAGGATATGTCGAGCGCCCGAATGTCAATATTGTCGCTGAGATGGTGGATATGATCTCGGCTTCACGTGGCTACGAGGCAAATGCGACGACAATCAATGCAGCAAAATCCATGGTGAGCGCAGCGTTGCGTATTGGCAGCGGCAGCTAATTTGTGCGTTCGTTTTTAAGGGAGATCAATGTATATGGAAGTACAAGCACTACAAATGACCCCCGTAGCGATGCATGCAACCAGTCATCTGGGCGAGACCATCGAAAAAGAGCCGCAAA
This window encodes:
- the flgC gene encoding flagellar basal body rod protein FlgC, with protein sequence MGMFLGIDAAASGLTAERLRMDVISNNIANANTTRAQGGGAYHRRYVVFQPREKGAGIGFESFLARASNRMRPGDGVRAVSIETDRTQGTLVYEPGHPDANAEGYVERPNVNIVAEMVDMISASRGYEANATTINAAKSMVSAALRIGSGS